From Candidatus Omnitrophota bacterium, a single genomic window includes:
- a CDS encoding ribonucleoside-diphosphate reductase subunit alpha, which yields MSAETITSDIKVQKRNGQIIEFIPLRIAHAVANAFKEQAGLPRESELTEQMMADAKKAADCVTAVLRERGSHKAFLTVEEIQDEVIRQLYENGFKEVAERYASYRRHHAAHRQLFELYSVIKRSGKVVSFKQEKVTLAIAKALIAHNRGVYNEILVEKAHELSEKVVGEVRTRWPDGKAIQIEEIQDIVEKVIMAAGYHEVAKRYIIYREERAKNRRGALVQMEENVEWAKNLVIKNDKAEERPIDLDEVRFKFETCCKGLADVSVDILFREAVKNYYNGMTERQMALANIMAARAFIEKEPNYSFVAARLLLLMEYHEALGYEASFERMRAEYPEYFAQYIHQAVQWELLTPDLKQFDLKFLGKNISPERDFIFRYMGLQTLYDRYFIHWQDRRIELPQVFWMRVAMGLAVNEGQQKNARAVEFYNILSTFRFTSSTPTLFNSGSRHPQLSSCFLTTIEDDLGHIFKCIQDDALLSKWSGGLGNDWTSVRAMGSRIKGTNGKSQGIIPFLKVANDTALAVNQGGKRQGAMCAYLEVWHLDIEEFLELRKNTGDDRRRTHDMHTASWIPDLFMKRVKANADWTLLTPSEAPDLHHLYGQAFEKRYEEYEEMARQGKIKCFKVVSAVQLWRKMLNMLFETGHPWITWKDPSNIRSPQDHVGVVHSSNLCTEILLNTSKEETAVCNLGSVNLGVHVTAQGINFKKLQETVTTAVRMLDNVIDINYYPTSEAQNANQHHRPVGLGIMGFQDALYHQNLSYASTEGVEFADASMEAVSYYAILASTVLARERGAYSTYKGSKWDRGYLPMDTLELLARERGGYLDVDRTQRMDWQPVRDAIKAHGMRNSLVMAIAPTATIGNIVGVTASIEPVYKNVFVKSNLSGEFTVINEYLVEDLKKLGVWDQEMIDDIKYFDGSVQEIPRIPAVLKAKYATAFEVDYEWMVEAASRRQKWIDMGQSLNLYQAKPSGKKISDMYMFAWEKGLKTTYYLRSMGATRIEKSTLDAAKYNDMVGQRPRDDKGHVVDAAVKATAEPVQDCEACQ from the coding sequence ATGTCCGCTGAAACCATCACCTCCGACATCAAAGTCCAGAAACGCAACGGCCAGATCATTGAGTTCATTCCTCTGCGCATTGCGCACGCGGTGGCCAACGCGTTCAAGGAACAGGCGGGTTTGCCGCGTGAATCAGAACTGACCGAACAGATGATGGCGGATGCCAAAAAGGCGGCGGACTGCGTGACAGCTGTTTTGCGTGAACGCGGGTCCCATAAGGCCTTTTTGACGGTGGAAGAGATCCAGGATGAGGTCATCCGGCAATTGTATGAGAATGGTTTTAAAGAAGTGGCGGAGCGTTATGCCAGTTACCGTCGCCATCATGCCGCGCACCGGCAATTGTTCGAACTGTATTCCGTCATCAAGCGCTCCGGCAAGGTGGTGTCTTTCAAGCAGGAGAAAGTCACGCTGGCCATCGCCAAGGCGCTCATTGCCCATAATAGAGGCGTTTATAATGAGATCCTGGTGGAAAAAGCGCATGAATTGAGTGAAAAGGTCGTGGGGGAGGTCCGCACCCGCTGGCCGGATGGCAAAGCGATCCAGATCGAAGAGATCCAGGACATTGTTGAGAAGGTGATCATGGCCGCCGGTTATCATGAGGTGGCCAAGCGTTACATCATCTATAGGGAAGAACGCGCCAAGAACCGGCGCGGCGCCCTGGTCCAGATGGAAGAAAATGTTGAGTGGGCCAAAAATCTTGTCATTAAAAATGACAAGGCCGAAGAGCGTCCCATCGACTTGGACGAGGTGCGTTTCAAGTTTGAGACCTGCTGCAAAGGGCTGGCGGATGTTTCCGTCGACATTTTGTTCAGGGAAGCGGTCAAGAATTATTACAACGGCATGACCGAGCGGCAAATGGCCCTGGCCAATATCATGGCCGCGCGCGCGTTCATCGAAAAAGAGCCAAATTATTCTTTTGTGGCGGCCCGTTTATTGCTGTTGATGGAATATCACGAGGCCCTGGGGTATGAGGCGTCTTTTGAGCGCATGCGCGCCGAGTATCCGGAATATTTCGCCCAATACATCCATCAGGCCGTGCAGTGGGAATTATTGACACCGGACTTAAAGCAATTCGACCTGAAATTTTTGGGCAAGAACATTAGCCCTGAGCGGGATTTTATTTTCCGTTATATGGGCCTGCAGACCCTGTATGACCGTTATTTCATCCACTGGCAGGACAGGCGCATTGAACTGCCGCAGGTATTTTGGATGCGCGTGGCCATGGGCTTGGCGGTCAACGAAGGCCAGCAGAAAAACGCGCGGGCCGTGGAATTCTACAATATCCTGTCCACGTTCCGGTTCACGTCTTCCACTCCGACGCTGTTCAATTCCGGAAGCCGCCATCCGCAATTGTCTTCCTGTTTTTTGACCACCATCGAGGATGATCTCGGGCATATTTTCAAATGCATCCAGGACGACGCGCTGTTGTCCAAATGGAGCGGCGGGCTTGGCAATGACTGGACCAGCGTGCGCGCCATGGGCTCGCGCATCAAGGGCACCAACGGCAAAAGCCAGGGGATCATCCCGTTTCTGAAAGTGGCCAATGACACGGCTTTGGCGGTCAATCAGGGCGGCAAACGCCAGGGCGCCATGTGCGCGTATCTGGAAGTGTGGCATCTGGACATCGAGGAGTTTCTCGAATTGCGCAAGAATACCGGCGATGACCGCCGCCGCACCCATGACATGCACACCGCCAGCTGGATCCCCGATCTTTTTATGAAAAGGGTCAAAGCCAACGCGGATTGGACCTTGCTGACCCCTTCCGAAGCGCCGGACCTGCACCATCTGTATGGTCAGGCCTTCGAAAAACGCTACGAAGAATATGAAGAAATGGCCCGCCAGGGCAAGATCAAGTGTTTTAAGGTGGTGTCGGCCGTGCAATTGTGGCGCAAGATGCTCAACATGCTTTTTGAGACGGGCCATCCGTGGATCACCTGGAAAGACCCTTCCAACATACGTTCTCCCCAGGACCACGTGGGTGTGGTGCACAGTTCCAATTTGTGCACAGAGATCCTTTTAAATACGTCGAAAGAAGAAACGGCTGTTTGTAATCTGGGGTCTGTCAATTTGGGTGTCCATGTCACGGCCCAGGGTATTAATTTTAAGAAACTCCAGGAAACAGTGACCACGGCCGTGCGCATGCTGGATAACGTCATTGACATCAACTATTATCCGACGTCGGAAGCCCAGAATGCCAACCAGCATCATCGTCCGGTGGGGCTTGGGATCATGGGTTTCCAGGACGCGCTTTATCATCAGAATTTGAGTTACGCGTCCACGGAAGGGGTTGAATTCGCCGATGCCAGCATGGAGGCTGTTTCCTATTATGCTATTCTGGCTTCAACGGTTTTAGCCCGGGAGCGCGGCGCGTATTCGACCTACAAGGGTTCCAAATGGGACCGCGGGTATTTGCCCATGGACACCTTGGAATTGCTGGCCCGGGAACGCGGCGGTTATCTGGATGTGGATCGCACCCAGCGTATGGATTGGCAGCCGGTGCGTGACGCGATCAAGGCCCATGGCATGCGCAATAGTTTAGTCATGGCCATTGCCCCGACAGCGACCATCGGCAATATCGTCGGTGTCACCGCGTCCATAGAGCCCGTGTACAAAAATGTGTTCGTTAAAAGCAATCTGTCGGGCGAATTTACGGTCATCAATGAGTATCTGGTCGAGGATCTGAAGAAACTGGGGGTCTGGGACCAGGAAATGATCGATGACATCAAATATTTTGACGGCAGCGTCCAGGAAATTCCCCGCATCCCGGCTGTTTTGAAGGCCAAATACGCCACTGCTTTTGAGGTGGATTATGAATGGATGGTGGAGGCGGCCAGCCGCCGGCAGAAATGGATCGATATGGGCCAGTCCCTGAACCTCTACCAGGCCAAACCCAGCGGCAAGAAGATCAGCGACATGTACATGTTCGCCTGGGAAAAAGGCCTTAAGACAACGTATTATCTGCGTTCCATGGGCGCTACCCGCATTGAGAAAAGCACCCTGGACGCGGCCAAATACAATGATATGGTCGGCCAGCGTCCGCGCGACGATAAGGGGCATGTCGTGGACGCCGCGGTCAAAGCCACTGCTGAACCTGTTCAGGATTGTGAAGCGTGCCAATGA
- a CDS encoding superoxide dismutase, whose amino-acid sequence MAYTLPALTYPYNALEPYIDARTMEIHHTKHHQAYINNVNNAIKGKSDLESKSVEELITNLNVVPEDIRNAVRNNGGGHANHTFFWTIIGPKAGGAPIGNIAAAINLAFGSFDVFKEKFGQAATTRFGSGWAWLSVTKDGKLEISSSANQDSPVMEGKVPVLGIDVWEHAYYLNYQNRRPDYIAAFWNVVNWQEVEKRYKNSKKV is encoded by the coding sequence ATGGCTTACACATTACCCGCTTTGACTTACCCTTATAATGCTTTAGAGCCGTACATCGATGCCCGCACCATGGAGATCCACCACACCAAACATCATCAGGCCTATATCAATAACGTGAACAACGCCATCAAAGGCAAGTCGGACCTGGAAAGTAAGAGCGTCGAGGAATTGATCACCAATTTGAACGTGGTCCCCGAAGATATCCGCAATGCCGTGCGCAACAACGGCGGCGGTCACGCGAATCACACCTTCTTTTGGACCATCATCGGCCCCAAGGCCGGCGGCGCTCCCATCGGTAACATAGCCGCAGCCATCAACCTGGCCTTCGGTTCTTTTGACGTGTTCAAGGAAAAATTCGGCCAGGCGGCAACGACCCGTTTCGGCTCCGGATGGGCGTGGCTGTCGGTCACCAAAGACGGAAAACTGGAAATATCCTCAAGCGCCAATCAGGACAGCCCGGTCATGGAAGGCAAGGTTCCCGTCCTTGGCATTGACGTCTGGGAGCATGCCTATTACCTCAATTACCAGAACCGCAGGCCCGATTACATCGCGGCATTTTGGAACGTGGTCAACTGGCAGGAAGTGGAAAAGCGTTACAAAAATTCAAAAAAAGTTTGA
- the tpx gene encoding thiol peroxidase: MPERTGLTTMKGNPLTLLGNEVKVGDMAPDATLVANDLSEVKLSSFKGKKVIISVVPSLDTPVCDLQTKRFNQEASKLGDVVVVTVSKDLPFAQKRWCAAAGATAVRTLSDYRGNFGEIYGVLLKGLNLLARAIFVIDAAGKVCYVQLVKEVATEPDYEAVLKAVRSL; the protein is encoded by the coding sequence ATGCCTGAACGCACAGGTTTAACAACGATGAAAGGCAATCCTCTGACCCTTTTGGGCAACGAGGTGAAGGTGGGGGACATGGCCCCGGATGCCACCCTGGTGGCCAATGACCTTTCCGAAGTGAAATTGTCCTCTTTCAAGGGAAAGAAAGTGATCATTTCAGTGGTCCCGTCGCTGGATACTCCGGTCTGCGACCTTCAGACCAAACGTTTTAACCAGGAGGCTTCCAAACTCGGCGATGTGGTCGTGGTCACCGTCAGCAAGGACTTGCCTTTCGCGCAAAAACGCTGGTGCGCCGCGGCCGGGGCAACGGCGGTCAGGACCCTGTCGGATTACCGCGGCAATTTCGGCGAGATCTACGGCGTTCTCCTCAAGGGGCTTAATCTTTTGGCCCGCGCCATTTTTGTCATTGATGCTGCCGGCAAGGTCTGTTATGTCCAATTGGTCAAAGAAGTGGCCACGGAACCGGATTATGAAGCGGTATTAAAAGCCGTTCGTTCTTTATAA
- a CDS encoding MIP family channel protein, with protein MNNKALIAEFIGTFTLIFIGVGAIAADHITAGALGLTGIGLAHGLAIAVMISATAAISGGHLNPAVTIGLWTAKKIDTVNAAGYVAAQCLGAIAAAFLIKMAVPAEALATVNMGTPALGNGVSASMGLITEIILTFFLVFVVYGTAVDARAPKVGGLFIGLAVALGVLMGGPISGAAMNPARHLGPALLGGGLQNIWIYWVGPVLGGILAAQVYKTQLEK; from the coding sequence ATGAACAATAAAGCCTTGATCGCTGAATTCATCGGCACATTCACCCTGATCTTTATCGGTGTGGGCGCCATTGCCGCTGACCATATCACCGCCGGGGCATTGGGCCTGACAGGCATTGGGCTGGCGCATGGCCTGGCGATCGCGGTGATGATCTCCGCGACCGCGGCGATCAGCGGCGGCCATTTGAATCCCGCGGTGACCATCGGTCTTTGGACAGCCAAAAAGATCGATACGGTCAATGCCGCCGGTTACGTGGCTGCTCAATGTTTGGGCGCCATTGCCGCGGCCTTCCTTATTAAAATGGCGGTCCCGGCCGAAGCATTGGCCACGGTGAATATGGGGACACCGGCTTTGGGTAATGGTGTTTCCGCGAGCATGGGCCTGATCACCGAGATCATTTTGACGTTCTTTTTGGTTTTTGTTGTTTACGGCACGGCCGTGGACGCGCGCGCTCCCAAGGTCGGCGGCCTGTTCATCGGCTTGGCGGTGGCTTTGGGCGTTTTGATGGGAGGGCCGATCTCCGGAGCGGCCATGAACCCGGCCCGTCATCTGGGTCCGGCGCTTTTAGGCGGCGGTTTGCAGAACATCTGGATCTATTGGGTGGGGCCGGTGTTGGGCGGCATTTTAGCGGCCCAGGTTTATAAAACACAATTAGAAAAATAA
- a CDS encoding thioesterase family protein → MFTYKTRIHLHDTDAFGVIFFANQFKIVHDAYEMFLEKLDFGFPAMLKSGRYFLPIVHAESDYKTALTVGDSLHITIRVGHIGRTSFAFEYVIRRGNAIVGTAKTVHVTIHPKTGKKTPLPASLRRALEKYSKTS, encoded by the coding sequence ATGTTCACGTACAAAACCAGGATCCATCTGCATGATACCGACGCGTTCGGCGTCATTTTCTTCGCCAATCAATTCAAGATCGTCCACGACGCCTATGAAATGTTTCTGGAGAAACTTGATTTCGGTTTCCCGGCCATGCTCAAAAGCGGGCGTTATTTCCTGCCCATTGTCCACGCGGAATCAGATTACAAAACTGCTTTGACCGTCGGTGACTCCCTCCATATCACCATCAGGGTCGGACACATCGGCCGGACATCCTTTGCCTTTGAATACGTCATCCGCCGCGGCAACGCCATTGTCGGGACGGCCAAAACCGTCCATGTCACCATCCACCCCAAAACCGGCAAGAAAACACCTTTACCAGCTTCCCTGCGCCGGGCTTTAGAAAAATACTCAAAAACGTCCTAA
- the menE gene encoding o-succinylbenzoate--CoA ligase, which yields MIIWGTRRIQRPQLDAHISSCVRQLKGMGIKAGERVALSAPTSAEYIVLLLSLWRMKVVACPVDPHWPSKMADAYSARINVRHFFKGGDVQKAVCFDARQPAPAVSGDDLALDQEVTVIATSGTSGEPKAAVHTWGNHFYSAKGSQEMIPLTASDRWVLSLPLYHVAGIAVIVRCFLAGASVIIATDKDLICAIERNQATHVSLVPAQLYRMLEDPKNHPVLKSLKCILLGGSAIGKNLIERSLSLALPVHLSYGLTEMSSQVATGKPADAKTPCAKVLPYRKMRIASDGEILVKGETLFKGYVAGPRLHLPLTPDGWFQTGDLGVLDAQGCLTVLGRKDNMFISGGENIQPEEIERALLAIEGVEQAVVVPKEDKEFGHRPVAFVKFYGQTIDPEYLTDILKKELPRFKIPDVFYPWPQDLEQGMKISRQDLVVRLGRF from the coding sequence ATGATCATCTGGGGCACGCGGCGTATTCAAAGGCCTCAACTGGATGCGCATATTTCTTCCTGCGTCCGGCAATTGAAGGGCATGGGTATCAAGGCGGGCGAGCGTGTGGCATTAAGCGCTCCCACAAGCGCGGAATACATTGTTTTGCTTTTGTCTTTATGGCGGATGAAAGTCGTGGCTTGCCCCGTTGATCCCCATTGGCCTTCTAAAATGGCGGACGCCTATAGCGCTCGGATCAATGTCCGTCATTTTTTTAAGGGAGGCGATGTCCAAAAGGCGGTTTGTTTTGATGCGCGCCAACCCGCGCCGGCTGTTTCCGGTGATGATCTTGCCCTGGACCAGGAAGTCACGGTGATCGCCACCTCCGGCACCAGCGGTGAACCTAAAGCCGCGGTGCATACGTGGGGTAATCATTTTTACAGCGCCAAGGGGTCGCAAGAGATGATCCCGTTGACGGCATCAGACCGGTGGGTGTTGTCTTTGCCTTTGTATCATGTGGCGGGCATTGCTGTTATTGTGCGTTGTTTTTTGGCCGGCGCGTCTGTGATCATTGCAACAGACAAGGATTTAATTTGTGCCATTGAACGCAACCAGGCCACACATGTTTCCTTGGTCCCTGCGCAATTGTATCGGATGCTGGAGGATCCCAAAAACCACCCGGTTTTAAAGTCCTTAAAATGCATTTTGCTTGGCGGCAGCGCCATTGGGAAAAATTTGATCGAGCGTTCTTTGTCCCTGGCTTTACCGGTTCACCTTAGTTACGGTTTGACGGAAATGTCTTCACAGGTAGCGACCGGAAAACCCGCGGATGCAAAAACTCCGTGCGCGAAGGTTTTGCCGTACCGGAAAATGCGCATTGCCTCCGACGGGGAGATCTTAGTCAAAGGCGAGACCTTGTTCAAAGGATACGTGGCCGGGCCGCGCTTGCATTTGCCGCTGACGCCTGATGGATGGTTTCAAACCGGGGATTTGGGAGTTTTGGACGCCCAAGGATGTTTAACGGTGCTTGGCCGCAAGGACAATATGTTCATTTCCGGCGGGGAAAATATACAGCCGGAGGAAATTGAGAGGGCGCTGTTGGCCATTGAAGGGGTGGAGCAGGCCGTGGTTGTGCCCAAAGAGGACAAGGAATTCGGCCATCGGCCTGTGGCTTTTGTTAAATTTTACGGGCAGACGATCGACCCTGAATATTTAACAGATATCCTTAAAAAAGAACTGCCGCGTTTTAAGATACCGGATGTTTTTTATCCATGGCCGCAGGATCTGGAGCAGGGCATGAAAATTTCGCGGCAAGACCTGGTTGTCCGCTTAGGACGTTTTTGA
- the menC gene encoding o-succinylbenzoate synthase — MQPLTVVRSSIVPYTFDFQNPFMFAGTTLNQRTGYILEIIASNGLKARGEIAPLPGVSVETLKKAHHDLVEARSHLKDFKVVLDKDGLITSLRDSAFSGLCPSVRFGVESVLFGLAAGARAVSLAEFLGGILQDVPTAALLQGSHEQVLADARILSGRGYQVFKLKVGSRNIPLDVKKVRDLRALIGRQGSIRLDGNRVWGLKEALLFVDLAGRAQIEFIEEPLSDMGKIGEFYQAAQMPVALDETLSLSVDSQAVKYYVLKPTVLGGIIPCLDWMENARRNGKKVVISSAFESPVGLKVLANLACLTGTTAGLGTERWLKGVEPLADAGGIIRKEKLR, encoded by the coding sequence GTGCAGCCGCTGACCGTTGTCCGATCCTCGATCGTTCCCTACACATTTGATTTTCAAAACCCTTTTATGTTTGCCGGTACGACGCTCAACCAGCGCACCGGATATATCCTTGAAATCATTGCATCCAATGGTTTGAAAGCCCGCGGGGAGATCGCCCCTTTGCCGGGCGTGAGTGTTGAAACGCTCAAGAAAGCCCATCACGATCTGGTTGAAGCCCGATCCCATTTGAAGGACTTTAAGGTTGTTTTGGATAAAGACGGATTGATCACCTCTTTGAGGGATTCTGCTTTTTCCGGGCTTTGTCCGTCGGTGCGTTTCGGAGTGGAATCCGTATTGTTTGGTCTGGCGGCGGGTGCGCGCGCTGTTTCTTTGGCGGAATTCTTGGGCGGCATTTTGCAAGACGTGCCCACCGCGGCTTTATTGCAGGGCTCGCATGAGCAGGTTCTCGCCGACGCGCGGATTTTAAGCGGCCGCGGTTATCAGGTCTTCAAATTAAAAGTGGGGAGTCGCAATATTCCTTTGGATGTCAAGAAAGTGCGGGACTTACGGGCCCTCATCGGCAGGCAGGGGAGCATCCGTTTGGACGGCAACCGCGTGTGGGGTCTAAAAGAAGCCCTGCTGTTCGTTGATCTGGCCGGCCGCGCGCAAATTGAATTCATTGAAGAACCGTTGAGCGATATGGGAAAAATAGGGGAATTTTATCAGGCCGCGCAGATGCCGGTGGCCCTGGATGAAACATTGTCCCTGTCTGTTGACAGCCAAGCCGTGAAGTATTATGTTTTAAAACCGACCGTTTTAGGCGGTATCATTCCGTGCCTGGATTGGATGGAAAATGCCCGCCGCAACGGGAAGAAGGTGGTCATCAGCTCCGCCTTTGAATCACCCGTGGGGTTAAAGGTCTTGGCCAATCTGGCGTGTTTGACCGGAACAACCGCTGGTCTGGGGACTGAGCGCTGGCTCAAAGGCGTCGAGCCGCTTGCCGACGCCGGCGGTATTATCCGTAAGGAAAAACTGCGATGA